In a single window of the Cydia splendana chromosome 20, ilCydSple1.2, whole genome shotgun sequence genome:
- the LOC134800489 gene encoding glutamate--cysteine ligase regulatory subunit, whose amino-acid sequence MLKSASKVTINTGNVLNLIDIKKKAGQNVTEELSESIKLTLSEWGSQNGVKLQNGTEDPDATQDSDYEVQSSVVTGTSSEVVVNITRPHDDVQIKMAEEERKNLKIGVKIFINEDSTAALSECLESVFTALHTTVIDNVILAYNPEVPPKEQTEPRTAYSNKASPISLSNNVGAKNPEADADNEADARKCEAILPGIKVLWAVLEDYVKNGRVNLLGVADVGGGCLYKLHAWAKVKPTIAQINLASCCVVPPSLHAFCRANDVQLLTHADPPDLLSLAAVKTLSDAGVGCDNLDWCARYQVHIKCRGVLALKGYVCKATLGKKVK is encoded by the exons CTATCAGAGAGCATCAAGCTAACCCTCTCAGAATGGGGCTCCCAAAACGGCGTGAAGCTCCAAAACGGCACCGAAGACCCGGACGCCACGCAAGACTCCGACTACGAGGTCCAATCCTCCGTAGTCACCGGCACCAGCTCCGAAGTCGTAGTCAACATCACCAGGCCGCACGACGATGTGCAGATAAAGATGGCCGAAGAGGAACGGAAGAATCTGAAGATTGGTGTGAAGATATTTATTAATGAAGATAGTACGGCAGCGCTCAGTGAATGTTTGGAGAGTG TGTTCACGGCGCTACACACAACAGTGATAGACAACGTGATACTAGCATATAATCCGGAGGTCCCTCCCAAAGAACAGACTGAGCCCAGGACAGCGTATTCCAACAAGGCATCGCCTATATCGCTGAGCAATAATGTTG GGGCCAAAAACCCAGAGGCGGATGCAGACAACGAGGCCGACGCGCGCAAGTGTGAAGCCATTCTTCCCGGGATCAAGGTGTTGTGGGCCGTATTAGAAGACTATGTCAAAAACG GTCGAGTGAACCTTCTGGGCGTCGCCGATGTAGGCGGCGGCTGCCTGTACAAACTCCACGCCTGGGCCAAAGTTAAACCGACCATCGCCCAAATAAACCTGGCCTCTTGCTGCGTGGTGCCGCCTTCCCTGCACGCCTTCTGTCGCGCCAACGACGTGCAGTTGCTGACACATGCTGACCCCCCAG atctaCTCTCCCTGGCTGCCGTAAAGACCCTGTCAGACGCCGGCGTGGGCTGCGACAACCTGGACTGGTGTGCGCGCTACCAAGTACACATCAAGTGTCGCGGCGTACTCGCTTTAAAGGGGTACGTGTGTAAGGCCACGCTCGGTAAAAAGGTTAAATAG